A stretch of the Actinomycetota bacterium genome encodes the following:
- a CDS encoding phosphotransferase: protein MEPRSDPRLEAAIRAVGAWRGRDIGVTPVSVGHDERHFLVEADQELFVLRLASPSSDRPRVDATSELSVARAASSAGVAPEVIASLPQLGCLVTRFAPGRRLDAGDVERDDVLASVVGSIRALHACPPPNLPRSIFQEARELRRLVLASGATMPGSEPAAADVVRSIEDVVTAEPRTMVACHGDLTTSSLLLDGDHVWIIDYRWAGAGDPFEDLGSLAAHLDLSDTRSDALLRGYFGSATDDHRSRLVLMRTVAEYLAALRALTRSRAEGSAGLGRVDARLARVAAVTLDAPTR from the coding sequence ATGGAGCCTCGCAGCGACCCCCGGCTCGAGGCTGCGATCCGCGCGGTCGGCGCGTGGCGCGGCCGCGACATCGGCGTGACGCCGGTGTCGGTCGGCCACGACGAACGGCACTTCCTGGTCGAAGCCGACCAGGAGTTGTTCGTGCTCCGGCTCGCGTCCCCGTCGAGCGACCGCCCCCGTGTCGACGCGACGAGCGAGCTCTCCGTCGCTCGCGCGGCATCGAGCGCTGGCGTCGCGCCCGAGGTGATCGCCTCGCTGCCGCAGCTCGGCTGTCTCGTGACCCGCTTCGCCCCCGGGCGCCGGCTCGACGCGGGCGACGTCGAACGCGACGACGTGCTCGCGTCGGTCGTCGGCTCGATCCGGGCGCTGCACGCATGTCCGCCGCCGAACCTCCCGCGCTCGATCTTCCAGGAGGCCCGCGAGCTCCGGCGCCTCGTGCTCGCGAGCGGGGCGACGATGCCCGGCTCCGAACCGGCGGCCGCCGACGTGGTCCGAAGCATCGAGGACGTGGTCACCGCCGAGCCGCGGACGATGGTCGCCTGCCACGGCGACCTCACGACCTCGAGCCTGCTCCTCGATGGCGACCACGTCTGGATCATCGACTACCGATGGGCCGGCGCGGGCGATCCCTTCGAGGACCTGGGAAGCCTCGCCGCGCACCTCGACCTGAGCGACACGCGCAGCGACGCTCTGCTGCGCGGCTACTTCGGCAGCGCGACCGACGACCATCGCTCGCGGCTCGTCCTGATGCGTACCGTGGCGGAGTACCTCGCGGCGCTGCGGGCGCTGACCCGTTCGCGCGCCGAGGGGTCGGCCGGGCTCGGTCGCGTCGACGCGCGTCTGGCGCGGGTTGCCGCCGTCACGCTCGACGCGCCGACGCGGTAG
- the ilvD gene encoding dihydroxy-acid dehydratase, whose protein sequence is MVGERPRSWEVTEGPQRAPARAMLRAVGFSEDDFAKAQVAVASSWNEVTPCNYHLGKLAALAKEGVRQGDGVPIEFTTIAVSDGIAMGHEGMKASLMSRDLIADSVELVMHAERMDALVGIAGCDKSEPGMLMAMARLNLPSVYLYGGTILPGTYEGRDITIQDVFEAVGAHAKGSIDDAQLRGIERSACPGTGSCAGMYTANTMAAVGEAIGMSLPGTASPPAVDYRREVAARESGLQAARLVAESGPRPRDVMSREAFENAIAVVMALAGSTNAVLHLLAIAREAHVDLQLDDFDRIARDVPHLVDVRPAGRFVMSDIDRVGGVQVVMKELLDAGLLHGDCMTVTGRTIAENLAAMSVAAPDGEVIHAPSDPIHPWGGLAILRGNLAPDGAVIKVAGASSTSFAGTARCFDSEQAAFDALTDGAIVAGDVIVIRYEGPKGSPGMPEMLAVTAAVAGAGLGKDVALITDGRFSGATKGFSVGHIAPEACVGGPIALVRDGDRIRIDADARAIEVLVDDAELERRRAGWTEPEPKYTQGALAKYARLVGSADHGAVTW, encoded by the coding sequence ATGGTCGGGGAGCGCCCGCGCAGCTGGGAGGTCACCGAAGGTCCGCAACGTGCCCCCGCTCGCGCGATGCTGCGCGCCGTCGGCTTCAGCGAGGACGACTTCGCCAAAGCCCAGGTCGCGGTGGCATCGAGCTGGAACGAGGTGACCCCCTGTAACTACCACCTCGGCAAGCTCGCCGCGCTCGCGAAGGAAGGCGTCCGTCAGGGCGATGGTGTGCCGATCGAGTTCACGACGATCGCTGTGAGCGACGGCATCGCGATGGGCCACGAGGGCATGAAGGCCTCGCTGATGAGTCGCGACCTGATCGCCGACTCGGTTGAGCTCGTGATGCACGCCGAGCGCATGGACGCCCTCGTGGGCATCGCGGGCTGCGACAAGAGCGAGCCGGGCATGTTGATGGCGATGGCCCGTCTGAACCTGCCGAGCGTCTACCTCTACGGCGGCACGATCCTGCCGGGCACCTACGAGGGTCGCGACATCACGATCCAGGACGTCTTCGAGGCGGTCGGCGCGCACGCCAAGGGCTCGATCGACGACGCGCAGCTGCGCGGCATCGAGCGTTCGGCGTGCCCCGGCACGGGCTCGTGCGCCGGTATGTACACGGCGAACACGATGGCGGCCGTCGGCGAGGCGATCGGCATGTCGTTGCCGGGCACCGCCTCGCCGCCGGCGGTCGACTACCGGCGTGAGGTGGCGGCGCGAGAGTCCGGCCTGCAGGCTGCGCGGCTCGTCGCCGAGAGCGGACCTCGTCCGCGCGACGTCATGAGCAGGGAAGCCTTCGAGAACGCGATCGCCGTCGTGATGGCGCTCGCGGGTTCGACGAACGCCGTGCTGCACCTGCTCGCGATCGCGCGCGAGGCCCACGTCGATCTGCAGCTCGACGACTTCGATCGCATCGCGCGGGACGTGCCCCACCTCGTCGACGTGCGCCCGGCGGGCCGGTTCGTGATGAGCGACATCGACCGGGTCGGCGGGGTGCAGGTCGTGATGAAGGAGCTGCTCGACGCGGGCCTGCTGCACGGCGACTGCATGACCGTCACCGGGAGGACGATCGCCGAGAACCTCGCGGCGATGTCGGTCGCTGCGCCCGACGGCGAGGTGATCCACGCGCCGAGCGATCCGATCCATCCCTGGGGGGGCCTCGCGATCCTGCGAGGGAACCTCGCTCCCGACGGCGCCGTGATCAAGGTGGCCGGCGCGTCGAGCACGTCGTTCGCGGGCACCGCGAGGTGCTTCGACTCCGAGCAGGCGGCGTTCGATGCGCTCACCGACGGTGCGATCGTGGCCGGTGACGTGATCGTGATCCGCTACGAGGGGCCGAAGGGGTCACCGGGCATGCCCGAGATGCTCGCGGTCACGGCCGCCGTGGCGGGCGCTGGGCTCGGCAAGGACGTCGCGCTGATCACCGACGGCAGGTTCAGCGGGGCGACGAAGGGCTTCAGCGTGGGCCACATCGCGCCGGAGGCGTGCGTCGGGGGTCCGATCGCACTGGTGCGCGACGGCGACCGTATCCGCATCGACGCCGACGCCCGTGCGATCGAGGTGCTCGTCGACGATGCCGAGCTCGAGCGCCGCCGCGCGGGATGGACCGAGCCCGAGCCGAAGTACACGCAGGGCGCCCTCGCGAAGTACGCGCGCTTGGTGGGGTCGGCCGACCACGGGGCGGTGACCTGGTGA
- a CDS encoding DUF2269 family protein has translation MDWIVLLHVLVAFAFVAGLVGRDVTIAQARRSSDLASITTLLAVANRFDTIVKVGSMAVLVFGVIAMVVGNVSLTDNGWLIASLALFVAIGLLVPTVFLPRGRVFERALADAKLRGVVTPELSAAFHDRAVAVARNVELVIVVAIIGLMVLKPF, from the coding sequence ATGGACTGGATCGTGCTGTTGCACGTGCTCGTGGCGTTCGCGTTCGTCGCGGGCCTCGTCGGCAGGGACGTCACGATCGCCCAGGCGCGTCGATCGAGCGACCTCGCCTCGATCACGACCTTGCTCGCGGTCGCGAACCGATTCGACACGATCGTGAAGGTCGGTTCGATGGCCGTGCTCGTCTTCGGGGTGATCGCGATGGTGGTCGGGAACGTGTCCCTCACCGACAACGGATGGCTGATCGCATCGCTCGCGCTCTTCGTCGCGATCGGACTGCTCGTGCCAACCGTCTTCCTGCCTCGCGGTCGTGTCTTCGAACGCGCGCTCGCCGACGCGAAGCTGCGGGGCGTGGTCACGCCCGAGCTCTCCGCAGCGTTCCACGACCGGGCCGTCGCGGTCGCGAGGAACGTGGAGCTCGTGATCGTGGTCGCGATCATCGGACTGATGGTCCTGAAGCCGTTCTGA
- a CDS encoding formate/nitrite transporter family protein → MSQTPAPHPMSGMDAFAPAEIATLVETRGVAKAGAPFLATFVLGVLAGAFIALGAVLSTMIGTASELGYGITRWLAGIGFSLGLILVVVAGAELFTGNNLIVMSVVSGKVPVSRLLRNWGIVYAGNFVGALSVAIMVWLGDWGDQGEGAVGVTALAIAAGKAALPFWTVFWRAVLANALVCLAVWLATGGRTIVDKIFAIIFPISAFVASGFEHSIANMYFIPVGLLLERDVHDASADPALAGLDLAGFGTNLAAATIGNVIGGAVLVGLVYWFVYLRPKQGSP, encoded by the coding sequence ATGAGTCAGACACCTGCACCGCACCCCATGTCCGGCATGGACGCGTTCGCGCCCGCAGAGATCGCCACCCTGGTGGAGACCCGTGGCGTCGCCAAGGCCGGCGCGCCGTTCCTCGCCACGTTCGTGCTCGGCGTGCTGGCGGGCGCATTCATCGCCCTCGGCGCCGTGCTCTCGACGATGATCGGCACCGCGTCGGAGCTCGGGTACGGCATCACCAGATGGCTCGCCGGCATCGGATTCTCGCTCGGTCTGATCCTCGTGGTCGTCGCCGGGGCGGAGCTCTTCACCGGCAACAACCTGATCGTGATGAGCGTGGTCAGCGGCAAGGTGCCGGTGTCGCGGCTGCTGCGGAACTGGGGGATCGTGTACGCCGGCAACTTCGTCGGGGCCCTCTCGGTCGCGATCATGGTTTGGCTCGGTGACTGGGGCGACCAAGGCGAGGGAGCGGTGGGCGTCACGGCGCTCGCGATCGCAGCCGGCAAGGCGGCGCTGCCGTTCTGGACGGTGTTCTGGAGGGCCGTGCTCGCGAACGCGCTCGTGTGCCTCGCCGTGTGGCTGGCGACGGGCGGACGGACGATCGTCGACAAGATCTTCGCGATCATCTTCCCGATCAGCGCCTTCGTGGCGTCGGGGTTCGAGCACTCGATCGCGAACATGTACTTCATCCCGGTGGGACTCCTGCTCGAACGCGACGTGCACGACGCGTCCGCCGATCCGGCGCTCGCCGGGCTCGACCTCGCCGGCTTCGGCACGAACCTCGCGGCCGCGACGATCGGCAACGTGATCGGTGGCGCCGTGCTCGTTGGGCTCGTCTACTGGTTCGTGTACCTGCGACCGAAACAAGGCTCGCCGTGA
- a CDS encoding FAD-dependent oxidoreductase: MTPIPDLGRSWWLREALALEEFAGDPAPPLHADTTTDVVILGGGYTGMWTAWFLKERDPGVDVVLLEQDICGGGPSGRNGGFCDGWWGHVVDLAATFGDDGAHALLEAVAPSPAEIGAWCVAHGIDAWFRDGGNLAVATNPHHEGRWSSTIRTAERLGIARQYRKLDSDQVRARCASPTFRGGLLIPDGATVQPARLARGLRRVLMERGVRIFEGTPVSRFGAGSPAIAEAAGGTVRAAHAVNALGAWATTWRRFRPVLTIRGSFIVITEPAPDRVEALGWTGGEAIRDMRSSVHYLRTTPDGRITFGLGGLQRGLARKVGASMAFDEGFLRKTADDLVQMFPTFADVPIAAGWGGPINVSGLTMPFFGTTGRHANVHHGLGYTGNGVGPSHLGGKILATLATGANDPLARLPVVTREPKRFPPEPLRSPGMLVANAAIWRKDDLEDAGVGADPLTRLVATMPRRLGYNLGPR; encoded by the coding sequence GTGACGCCCATCCCTGATCTCGGCCGCAGCTGGTGGCTCCGCGAAGCCCTCGCCTTGGAGGAGTTCGCCGGCGATCCGGCCCCGCCGCTGCACGCCGACACCACGACCGACGTCGTGATCCTCGGCGGCGGCTACACGGGCATGTGGACAGCGTGGTTCCTGAAGGAACGGGACCCGGGCGTCGATGTAGTGCTGCTCGAGCAGGACATCTGCGGCGGCGGGCCGAGCGGACGCAACGGCGGGTTCTGCGACGGCTGGTGGGGACACGTCGTCGACCTCGCGGCAACGTTCGGCGACGACGGGGCCCACGCCCTGCTCGAAGCGGTCGCGCCCTCACCTGCCGAGATCGGCGCGTGGTGCGTCGCCCACGGCATCGATGCCTGGTTCCGCGACGGGGGCAACCTGGCGGTCGCGACGAACCCTCACCACGAGGGACGTTGGTCGTCGACGATCCGCACGGCGGAGCGCCTCGGGATCGCTCGTCAGTACCGGAAGCTCGACTCGGATCAGGTGCGGGCTCGGTGCGCATCGCCGACGTTCCGCGGAGGCCTGCTGATCCCCGACGGTGCGACGGTGCAGCCCGCCCGGCTCGCGAGGGGCCTCCGGCGCGTGCTGATGGAGCGGGGCGTGCGCATCTTCGAGGGCACGCCGGTCTCGAGGTTCGGAGCGGGCAGCCCCGCGATCGCCGAGGCCGCGGGCGGCACGGTTCGAGCCGCCCACGCGGTGAACGCACTCGGGGCGTGGGCGACGACGTGGCGGCGCTTCCGGCCCGTGCTCACGATCCGAGGGTCGTTCATCGTGATCACCGAACCGGCGCCCGACCGCGTCGAGGCGCTCGGATGGACCGGCGGCGAGGCGATCCGTGACATGCGATCGTCGGTGCACTATCTGCGCACCACGCCCGACGGGCGCATCACGTTCGGGCTCGGCGGGCTGCAACGCGGGCTCGCGCGGAAGGTCGGCGCCTCGATGGCCTTCGACGAAGGGTTCCTGCGGAAGACCGCGGACGACCTCGTCCAGATGTTCCCGACATTCGCAGACGTGCCGATCGCCGCGGGATGGGGCGGGCCGATCAACGTCTCCGGGCTCACGATGCCGTTCTTCGGCACGACCGGCCGGCACGCGAACGTGCACCACGGGCTCGGGTACACCGGCAACGGCGTTGGTCCCTCACACCTCGGGGGCAAGATCCTCGCGACGCTGGCGACCGGGGCGAACGACCCGCTCGCCCGGCTTCCGGTGGTCACACGCGAGCCCAAGCGGTTCCCGCCCGAGCCGCTGCGCTCTCCGGGCATGCTCGTCGCCAACGCCGCGATCTGGCGGAAGGACGACCTCGAGGACGCGGGCGTGGGCGCCGACCCGCTGACCCGACTCGTCGCCACGATGCCCCGCCGCCTGGGCTATAACCTGGGGCCTCGATGA
- a CDS encoding FAD-binding oxidoreductase yields MSVAIDPSALPLPPDEGRSWWLREALDLPEFAGEDALVLQGDVTADVVVLGGGYTGLWTAYQLKRVDPGVDVVLLEQDICGGGASGRNGGFVNSYWGDLPHLAHVFGDATALRLCRAGEASVEAIGAFCDEHDVDAWFRADGDLGVAASEVQVGAWGDLVITAERLGLADDFEVLSAEATRNLVDSPVFRGGMASRYGATVQPARLARGLRRVVMQMGVRVHERSPVTRFGTGSPAIAETPSGTVRAGAAVIALNAWASYWKRFRRAITVRGSYIVLTAPAPDRLKEIGWTNGAGLSDYRSALHYVRTTPDGRIAFGIGGMQPNLARTIGPRFAYDEAAIRVAIADLHRMFPTFVDVPVEAAWGGPIDVSGTHLPFFGTLEGGAVHYGLGYTGNGVGPAHLGGDILAHRALGLYDEALELPIVDAEPMRFPPEPIRSPGALIANHAIRNKDELEDRGEQPNPIVDFVAKLPRRLGYNLGP; encoded by the coding sequence ATGAGCGTCGCGATCGATCCCTCCGCGCTCCCCTTGCCGCCCGACGAGGGGCGCAGCTGGTGGCTCCGCGAGGCCCTCGACCTCCCCGAGTTCGCGGGCGAGGACGCCCTCGTGCTTCAGGGCGACGTGACGGCCGACGTCGTGGTCCTCGGTGGCGGCTACACGGGGCTGTGGACCGCCTACCAGCTGAAGCGGGTCGACCCGGGCGTCGATGTGGTGCTGCTCGAGCAGGACATCTGTGGCGGCGGGGCGAGCGGACGCAACGGCGGGTTCGTCAACAGCTACTGGGGCGATCTGCCGCACCTCGCGCACGTGTTCGGCGACGCGACAGCGCTCCGCCTGTGCAGGGCTGGCGAGGCGAGCGTCGAGGCGATCGGCGCCTTCTGCGATGAGCACGACGTCGATGCCTGGTTCCGCGCTGACGGCGACCTCGGCGTCGCCGCGTCGGAGGTGCAGGTCGGCGCGTGGGGCGATCTCGTGATCACCGCCGAGCGGCTCGGGCTCGCCGATGACTTCGAGGTGCTGTCGGCCGAGGCCACGCGCAACCTCGTGGACTCCCCGGTGTTCCGGGGCGGCATGGCGAGCCGATACGGCGCCACGGTGCAGCCGGCGAGGCTGGCACGCGGTCTGCGCAGGGTCGTGATGCAGATGGGCGTGCGGGTGCACGAACGCAGCCCGGTGACCCGGTTCGGGACGGGATCTCCCGCCATCGCCGAGACGCCATCGGGGACCGTGCGGGCCGGCGCCGCCGTGATCGCGCTCAACGCGTGGGCGTCGTACTGGAAGCGATTCCGGCGAGCGATCACCGTGCGGGGCAGCTACATCGTGCTCACGGCTCCGGCCCCCGATCGCCTGAAAGAGATCGGGTGGACGAACGGCGCCGGCCTGAGCGACTACCGGTCGGCGCTGCACTACGTGCGCACCACCCCGGACGGGCGCATCGCGTTCGGCATCGGCGGCATGCAGCCCAACCTGGCCCGCACGATCGGGCCGCGCTTCGCCTACGACGAGGCCGCGATCCGGGTGGCGATCGCCGACCTGCACCGCATGTTCCCGACCTTCGTCGACGTGCCGGTCGAGGCGGCATGGGGCGGACCGATCGACGTCTCCGGCACCCACCTCCCCTTCTTCGGCACCCTCGAGGGCGGGGCCGTGCACTACGGGCTGGGGTACACGGGCAACGGGGTGGGCCCGGCGCACCTGGGCGGCGACATCCTCGCCCATCGGGCCCTCGGGCTCTACGACGAGGCCCTGGAGCTGCCGATCGTCGACGCCGAGCCGATGCGGTTCCCGCCCGAACCGATCCGCTCGCCCGGGGCGCTGATCGCGAACCACGCGATCCGCAACAAGGACGAGCTCGAGGACCGGGGCGAGCAGCCGAATCCGATCGTGGACTTCGTCGCGAAGCTCCCCAGGCGCCTCGGCTACAACCTCGGTCCCTAG
- a CDS encoding cold-shock protein: MATGTVKWFSSEKGFGFITPDDGSADVFVHFSAISGEGYRNLDENQKVEYDVTQGQKGPQAANVRGI; the protein is encoded by the coding sequence GTGGCAACAGGAACCGTGAAGTGGTTCAGCTCCGAGAAGGGCTTCGGCTTCATCACGCCTGACGACGGCAGCGCCGATGTGTTCGTGCACTTCAGCGCGATCTCTGGCGAGGGCTACCGCAACCTCGACGAGAACCAGAAGGTCGAGTACGACGTCACCCAGGGCCAGAAGGGCCCGCAGGCGGCGAACGTCCGCGGCATCTGA
- the thrC gene encoding threonine synthase, with protein sequence MTAHPIVTTPAALQCRICGQQYPVEPLTICEECFGPLEPSYDLQSVDGVDFRKQAEAGPQTLWRYEALLPGGPGIDRVDLGAGFTPLRRADNLAAAIGHDGVIWVKDDSVNPSNSFKDRVVSVATTMARAFGYEAISCASTGNLANATAAHAAKAGIECFVFVPEDLERAKILSTEAYGAKVVAVKGNYDDVNRLCSEVAEALPWAFINVNMRPYYAEGSKSLGFETAEQLGWRLPDHVVVPIASGALLTKIHRAFGELIAIGAVEEKPYRVSGAQPEGCRPVAQAFLDGADEVTPVKPDTIARSLAIGAPADGFFALKVSRSTGGHIEWCTEQEIREGIRLLASTEGVFTETAGGVTIANLRRMVDQGIVRPGEEVVAYVTGNGYKTIDALEGFLEPTYHVAPDLDEFLAALG encoded by the coding sequence GTGACCGCCCACCCGATCGTCACGACACCCGCGGCGCTGCAATGCCGCATCTGCGGGCAGCAGTACCCGGTCGAGCCCCTCACGATCTGCGAGGAGTGCTTCGGCCCGCTCGAGCCCTCCTACGACCTCCAGTCGGTCGACGGGGTGGACTTCCGCAAGCAGGCAGAAGCCGGCCCGCAGACGCTCTGGCGTTACGAGGCGCTGCTGCCCGGTGGCCCCGGCATCGACCGCGTCGACCTCGGCGCCGGCTTCACGCCCCTGCGCCGCGCGGACAACCTCGCCGCGGCGATCGGCCACGACGGTGTGATCTGGGTCAAGGACGACTCGGTGAACCCCTCGAACAGCTTCAAGGACCGCGTCGTGAGCGTCGCGACCACGATGGCGCGTGCCTTCGGCTACGAGGCGATCTCGTGCGCCTCGACCGGCAACCTCGCCAACGCGACCGCGGCGCACGCCGCGAAGGCGGGCATCGAGTGCTTCGTCTTCGTGCCCGAGGACCTCGAGCGGGCGAAGATCCTCTCGACCGAGGCGTACGGCGCGAAGGTCGTCGCGGTGAAGGGCAACTACGACGACGTGAACCGGCTCTGCAGCGAGGTCGCCGAGGCGCTGCCGTGGGCGTTCATCAACGTGAACATGCGCCCCTACTATGCGGAAGGGTCGAAGTCGCTCGGGTTCGAGACGGCCGAGCAGCTCGGGTGGCGCCTGCCTGACCACGTAGTGGTGCCGATCGCGAGCGGCGCCTTGCTCACGAAGATCCACCGTGCGTTCGGCGAGCTGATCGCGATCGGGGCGGTCGAGGAGAAGCCCTATCGGGTCTCGGGTGCGCAGCCCGAGGGCTGCCGACCGGTCGCGCAGGCGTTCCTCGACGGGGCCGATGAGGTCACACCGGTCAAGCCCGACACGATCGCGCGGTCTCTCGCGATCGGCGCGCCCGCCGACGGCTTCTTCGCGCTGAAGGTGTCCCGCTCGACGGGTGGTCATATCGAATGGTGCACGGAGCAGGAGATCCGCGAAGGTATCCGGTTGCTCGCTTCGACCGAGGGCGTCTTCACGGAGACCGCCGGCGGGGTCACGATCGCGAACCTGAGGCGCATGGTCGACCAGGGCATCGTGCGGCCGGGTGAGGAGGTCGTCGCCTACGTCACCGGCAACGGCTACAAGACGATCGATGCGCTTGAGGGCTTCCTCGAACCCACCTACCACGTGGCGCCGGACCTCGACGAGTTCCTCGCCGCGCTGGGCTGA
- a CDS encoding dirigent protein: MRRLTIAAAMGLLVVAAAAGTVPAGAGGSTVITVVERATTDELIDLGKPGDSNGDLLTFANKLYDETNTEKIGRDQGSCIRVDAARGFWQCSWTAWLGGGSVTVEGPFYDTMESNLAITGGTGAFRDATGVMHLGFRDDPAEFDFIYSIDT, translated from the coding sequence ATGCGCAGGCTCACGATCGCCGCGGCCATGGGACTCCTCGTGGTCGCGGCTGCCGCCGGCACGGTGCCGGCTGGCGCCGGTGGATCGACGGTCATCACCGTGGTGGAACGCGCGACCACCGACGAGCTGATCGACCTGGGAAAGCCGGGCGACTCGAACGGCGACCTGCTCACGTTCGCGAACAAGCTGTACGACGAGACCAACACCGAGAAGATCGGGCGCGACCAGGGCAGTTGCATCCGGGTCGACGCGGCCCGCGGTTTCTGGCAGTGCAGCTGGACCGCGTGGCTCGGTGGAGGCTCCGTGACGGTCGAAGGGCCGTTCTACGACACGATGGAGAGCAACCTCGCGATCACCGGCGGCACGGGCGCGTTCCGCGACGCGACGGGTGTCATGCATCTGGGGTTCCGCGACGATCCCGCTGAGTTCGACTTCATCTATTCGATCGACACCTAG
- a CDS encoding ABC transporter ATP-binding protein: MTTPVIEATSLTKRYGASRGVEDLTFAVPPGEVFGFLGPNGAGKTTTIRTMLDFIRPTSGSVRLFGMDPRVDGVRVHARLGYLPGELALYQRLTGEDYLRTFASLRHGVEWTFVEDVAGRLLLDLTRRIKDLSHGNKQKVGLVQAFMHRPDLLVLDEPTQGLDPLVQQTFYALLDEERARGLTVFLSSHVMPEVERVCDRVAIVREGRLVAIEDIGQLKAHALRRLDLHFEGPAPADAFAGLPSVREIHSHGDELSLFVEGPLDAVIKQAARFTVVNVETREPSLEDLFLTYFGADGSEPQSGTPGDDTGQGAEP, encoded by the coding sequence GTGACCACCCCGGTCATCGAGGCGACGTCGCTCACGAAGCGGTACGGCGCGTCCAGAGGGGTCGAAGACCTGACCTTCGCCGTGCCGCCGGGAGAGGTCTTCGGCTTCCTCGGGCCCAACGGCGCCGGGAAGACGACGACCATCCGCACGATGCTCGACTTCATCAGGCCGACGTCGGGCTCGGTCCGGCTCTTCGGCATGGACCCTCGCGTCGACGGCGTCCGCGTGCATGCGAGGCTCGGCTACCTGCCCGGCGAACTCGCGCTCTACCAGCGGCTGACCGGCGAGGACTACCTCAGGACCTTCGCCTCGCTCCGCCACGGCGTCGAGTGGACGTTCGTCGAGGACGTGGCCGGCCGGCTGCTGCTCGATCTGACCCGACGCATCAAGGATCTCTCCCACGGGAACAAGCAGAAGGTCGGGCTCGTGCAGGCGTTCATGCACCGGCCGGACCTGCTGGTGCTCGACGAGCCGACCCAGGGTCTCGATCCGCTCGTGCAGCAGACGTTCTACGCCCTGCTCGACGAGGAACGGGCACGTGGCCTCACGGTGTTCCTGTCCTCGCATGTGATGCCCGAAGTCGAGCGCGTCTGCGATCGCGTGGCGATCGTGCGTGAGGGACGCCTCGTGGCGATCGAGGACATCGGGCAGCTGAAAGCCCATGCGCTTCGACGCCTCGACCTGCACTTCGAGGGGCCTGCCCCAGCCGATGCGTTCGCGGGCCTTCCGAGCGTGCGAGAGATCCACTCGCACGGTGACGAGCTGTCGCTCTTCGTCGAGGGCCCGCTCGACGCCGTGATCAAGCAGGCCGCGCGGTTCACCGTGGTGAACGTCGAGACCCGTGAGCCGAGCCTCGAGGATCTGTTCCTGACCTACTTCGGGGCCGACGGATCGGAGCCCCAGAGCGGCACCCCCGGCGACGACACGGGCCAGGGGGCGGAGCCATGA
- a CDS encoding ABC transporter permease subunit: protein MRGLLAKAVRDQRRGMIGWGIGVAAVVLMYAAFYPSIKESAADLQAYMENLPDAIRAIVAGEDYTSPVGYLESEFFNTMGALIALIFAIGAGARAIAGEEEAGTLDLLLSTPVRRRQVLATKALAIVGAAIGLAVVAAASIAVFGPAFDLSVPFVDVAAACVMLALLSLSFGGVAFAVGAATGRRTLANAVGGGLAVVTFIVHAIGPSVEWLRPLRPFSPFRWYQDPHLLAGGLHVRNVAVLAGIAVVSFAVAHVAFERRDLAS from the coding sequence ATGAGGGGGCTGCTGGCCAAGGCGGTGCGCGATCAGCGCCGAGGCATGATCGGCTGGGGCATCGGTGTGGCCGCCGTGGTCCTGATGTACGCGGCGTTCTATCCGAGCATCAAGGAGAGCGCGGCGGACCTGCAGGCCTACATGGAGAACCTGCCCGACGCGATCCGCGCCATCGTGGCGGGCGAGGACTACACCTCGCCCGTCGGATACCTCGAGAGCGAGTTCTTCAACACGATGGGAGCGCTCATCGCCCTGATCTTCGCGATCGGGGCCGGAGCGCGCGCGATCGCGGGTGAGGAGGAGGCCGGCACGCTGGATCTGCTCTTGTCAACCCCCGTCCGCCGTCGGCAGGTACTCGCGACGAAGGCGCTGGCGATCGTGGGCGCCGCGATCGGGCTCGCCGTCGTCGCCGCCGCGTCGATCGCGGTCTTCGGGCCCGCCTTCGACCTGTCGGTCCCGTTCGTGGACGTGGCTGCGGCCTGTGTGATGCTGGCGCTGCTCAGCCTCTCGTTCGGCGGCGTGGCGTTCGCGGTCGGGGCCGCCACCGGCCGCCGAACCCTGGCGAACGCCGTGGGCGGGGGTCTCGCCGTCGTCACGTTCATCGTGCACGCGATCGGACCGTCGGTGGAGTGGCTGCGCCCGCTCCGTCCGTTCTCACCCTTCCGCTGGTACCAGGACCCCCATCTGCTCGCGGGTGGCCTCCACGTGCGGAATGTGGCGGTGTTGGCCGGCATCGCCGTCGTGTCCTTCGCCGTCGCGCACGTCGCGTTCGAGCGGCGCGACCTCGCCAGCTGA